In one Arachis duranensis cultivar V14167 chromosome 9, aradu.V14167.gnm2.J7QH, whole genome shotgun sequence genomic region, the following are encoded:
- the LOC110275017 gene encoding disease resistance protein RPP2A-like, which translates to MSFAKDMSYRLHSPREELLNVLRLSYDGLNYEKQQILLNIACFLKGMSKKSVVDLLDCCGFYAVIGMRSLLDKALITISSNNTVEMHDLIQQMSWEIVRQESPGKRSCLWDFDDACDVLKNNKVRKSLIYFPSSEAIHGIMLDMSRCRNLCLSPDTFKKMPNLRYLRFFTSLDIDGRLCDLHIPTGLESLPDELRYLEWHACPIQSLPSNFCPENLVTLRMPHSQFKRLWSGVQNLVNLKEVDLAECRELIELPDFSKAYTLESVDLSYCRSLRHVHQTILSLGTLGYLNLHNCKKIKALESEIHLRSLQQLHVEGCSSLRKFSLSLEVESLNFSSRVKLSHLSVGCLSKVKDMYVNGSKLENLPEEWCCLKYLRTL; encoded by the exons ATGAGCTTCGCAAAGGATATGAGTTATCGCCTGCACTCTCCCCGTGAGGAACTTCTAAATGTGTTAAGATTGAGTTATGATGGATTAAATTATGAGAAGCAACAGATACTTCTAAACATTGCATGCTTTTTAAAGGGAATGTCAAAAAAAAGTGTAGTTGATCTATTGGACTGTTGTGGCTTCTATGCGGTTATTGGCATGAGATCCCTTCTTGATAAGGCTCTTATAACTATATCAAGTAACAATACTGTGGAGATGCATGACCTGATACAACAAATGAGTTGGGAAATTGTTCGTCAAGAATCTCCTGGAAAACGTAGTTGTCTGTGGGATTTTGACGATGCTTGTGATGTTTTGAAGAACAATAAAGTAAGAAAGAG tttgatttattttccttCATCTGAAGCAATTCATGGCATAATGTTAGATATGTCTCGATGTAGAAATCTATGCTTAAGTCCAGACACATTCAAGAAGATGCCTAATTTAAGATATCTCAGATTCTTCACCTCCTTAGACATTGATGGAAGATTATGTGATCTACATATTCCTACAGGGCTAGAGTCACTTCCTGATGAATTAAGGTACCTTGAGTGGCATGCATGCCCTATTCAGTCCTTGCCATCAAATTTTTGCCCAGAAAATCTTGTTACTTTACGCATGCCACACAGTCAATTTAAAAGACTTTGGAGTGGAGTGCAG AATCTTGTTAATTTGAAGGAAGTAGACCTAGCTGAATGCCGTGAGTTGATTGAGCTCCCAGATTTCTCCAAGGCATATACTCTTGAAAGTGTAGATCTCTCCTATTGTAGAAGTTTGCGGCATGTCCACCAAACCATTTTATCTCTTGGCACACTTGGCTATTTGAATCTACACAACTGTAAAAAGATTAAGGCACTTGAAAGTGAAATTCATCTTAGATCTCTTCAGCAACTCCATGTTGAGGGTTGTTCAAGTCTAAGGAAATTTTCTCTGTCTTTAGAAGTGGAGTCATTGAATTTCAGTTCTAGAGTCAAATTATCACACTTATCCGTTGGGTGTCTCAGCAAAGTAAAAGATATGTATGTCAATGGGAGTAAACTTGAGAATCTTCCAGAGGAGTGGTGTTGCTTGAAATATCTTAGAACACTTTAG
- the LOC110275018 gene encoding uncharacterized protein LOC110275018 — translation MANIAIPAFVRTPYGPTRSYARVPKQPNNFDCGMYVIKFMKSWTEDRELYEWDKDSLRSYKMELMLDIICGPHNVLVHQLISLLNDKVKPVRGNASRNKKKEVSLPYTALSTRSLIERAEGLPKRAMRKGRKKLLT, via the exons ATGGCAAACATTGCTATTCCTGCATTCGTTCGGACTCCGTATGGCCCAACTCGTTCCTACGCTAGGGTTCCAAAGCAACCGAACAA CTTTGACTGTGGCATGTACGTTATTAAGTTCATGAAAAGTTGGACAGAAGATCGTGAACTTTACGAATGGGACAAG GATTCACTCAGATCATACAAGATGGAGTTGATGCTAGATATAATTTGTGGCCCACACAATGTATTGGTTCACCAGCTTATTTCATTATTGAATGATAAGGTTAAACCTGTTCGGGGCAATGCATCACGGAACAAGAAGAAGGAAGTTAGTTTACCATACACTGCACTTAGCACACGGTCATTGATAGAACGTGCGGAAGGGTTACCGAAGAGGGCAATGCGCAAAGGGAGGAAGAAGTTGCTTACTTAG